tttgagaacctACGTGCACGCAGCCTTTTTTTAAGATGACCTTAACTGGCAGAAATTCTGGCATTTTGTTAAATGGCTCTTTGAATTGCAGGAATATGGAAACGTAGGCATAGTAAAAAAACATAGAATGaagatggcaatgggtacccggaACCTGCGAACTGGACTTGTAAAAACTCTATTATTAGGGTAAGTATAAGAAATACAAACTCCCATGACATGTAAATGAAAAAGCAATTATACCCACGGGGGTATAGTTGGTTAGAGCACGTGATACAATATTCGTACCCGCATACTCATATAGTACTTGGCTGCATGCATTAGTATGACATGTAGGATCATGCTGTCATCGAGTAATTAACTACTCCCTCGGCCCAAAATAAGATACTTATTatggaacaaagggagtataaaAGAAACCTAGAGGCAATTTAATCGGTCACTTCTATCCTATGATATTCTTGTCGCCAGCCCAACTCCTATCCTCCCACTTGTCTTTCCCTCCTTGATCATCCCCGCCCTCCTGATCCCGGCGCCAGTATGTCCATCCGACTATGTCGACTGTCACCTGCAACCTTGCACCATGGGTTGCCATCGCCTGCCACCCTCCACTAGGATCACGCCCGCCACCATTCCCATAGTCCCGCCTTAGTGCCTGCACGGCTGCAACTCCTTCACCACCACAAGACAGCCACATCGCCTTGTCCCAGCCACCTTCCATGCTCTAGTCGATAAGGACAATATACTGTTATAGTTGGTGACGTAGGTGTCGCTGTTGTATTCACCATCCACAACTAACAAGGTCCTCCCTATCGGAAATGTGAATTGGGTGAAGCCATGATCATTTTTGAAAATCAAGAACATTTTGGaaattcaagaacattttttgcAACTCAGGCAACCACCTATAAAATGTAgaaacattttttcaaatccatTTTTTTGAAATTCAGAAACATTTTGAAAGAGCATGAATGTTTTTTGAAAATCGTGAACAGTTttaatttttaaatattttttaaaacTAATCAATGCTTTTTAAAATTTGcaaatatttttatattttgaacTATTTTCTAAATTTTCGACTAATATTAAATTATTACTTTTTCTAAAATTTCTGCAGTACTAGTGTTTTTTATGGTTTTGGTGAAAATACCCAGCCCCAAGTTTTTTTTGATGGGAAATACCCAGCCCCAAGTAAATGACCGAATGGGCCGACACAATACGTGCCTGAGGCTTGATAGAGGAAATACCCAGCCCCAAGTAAGATGTTCTTAAAATTGTAAAGAAGAATAAAAAAATTAAGAaaggaaagaaaatgaaaaaaaggtGGACCTATGTGGGCCCACCCAATGTANNNNNNNNNNNNNNNNNNNNNNNNNNNNNNNNNNNNNNNNNNNNNNNNNNNNNNNNNNNNNNNNNNNNNNNNNNNNNNNNNNNNNNNNNNNNNNNNNNNNNNNNNNNNNNNNNNNNNNNNNNNNNNNNNNNNNNNNNNNNNNNNNNNNNNNNNNNNNNNNNNNNNNNNNNNNNNNNNNNNNNNNNNNNNNNNNNNNNNNNNNNNNNNNNNNNNNNNNNNNNNNNNNNNNNNNNNNNNNNNNNNNNNNNNNNNNNNNNNNNNNNNNNNNNNNNNNNNNNNNNNNNNAAGTAGCGCACGACTTTTAACTGGTCCGGTCCGTTAGCTAAGTTCTATGTCTTCCAGTTTCCTGGTTTTGGGAACATTTCAGAAGGATTTGTCAGGTTCAGGTATTGTGTTCTTTCAGTTTTACTGATGTTTCTTTTTCTGGGGTTTTTCGTGTTTTTTCATtgtaaatttcaattttttttcaagtttattttgttttaaaaaattcagaaattccaAATAATATTATTTCCAATATTCAGTTTTATCAAAAAACACGTTTTCAAATAATGTTggtgttttaaaaaatgtttggaatttttaaaaatgttcctgttttagaAATTGTATTTTCGAAAAATGTTCGAAACTTTTAAATAAATTGGTTTTTAAGAAATACCACATTATCAGAAAATATTCGCGTAAAATCTTCGTGTCTTCAAATTTTGCTTTTAAAACTAATCGAAGGACTGCATTCTGCTTGGAAAATTGGGTCGCTGCTGTATTGTTACGGGAAAACCGAGTCGCTACAAGCGAGCGCCCTATGAGCATTCTGTCGCATTGCACATCTCACATTGCACATAGGAGATCTGTCATCGACCCAGTGCTACCATGCCGGGATAACAATCTTTGCAGAAATGTATGCGACGCTTGAAAGTTGTCGCTTGGAGCCGGATCGACGATGCCCAGAAGTTCATAAACCGCATGACTGTGGAAGTGGAAGACGCCCTAGCAGCCCCCGCATGTGAGATCACTTCCTAAAGTAGGAAGAGTACGTAGTTGAGGGGGAAGAAATCTATGTTTTCGAAGCTTCAAATTGTTTTagacaatattttttattattatgtAAAAATTGTACTAGATATTGTAATGGAACTTGTACTAGAAATCGATGTTACAGATCAAATTCAAGGCTTAATTATTGTTTGATGAGATGAAGAAAAAATAAATCTTGTTAAGCCAATGAGAAACAAGTCCACATGGAGGAAAATTTTGATTATGACGATTTTGCACCCTCTAGGAACTTTCAAAATATTAACCTTTTCATCAAAGAAGTGGCCGTTAGATGACTATGGATTCATTCTTGTGTCTACTACGTACTTTTAGGGCAACACCAACCATGACGGGTGTCACCAAAACATACGTCTTTAAATGTCCGCGGACATGTCTTCAAACATCAAAATAGGAGGCAGCTATCCAACAATATTCACCAAGTATACACCATTTAAATGGAGAGAAGGGAATGAGAGGAAAAAATGGGGTTATGGTGGGATTTGATGCTGAGTAGGTATGCCTGAACTCCCCTAGTTTGAGGAAGATTNNNNNNNNNNNNNNNNNNNNNNNNNNNNNNNNNNNNNNNNNNNNNNNNNNNNNNNNNNNNNNNNNNNNNNNNNNNNNNNNNNNNNNNNNNNNNNNNNNNNNNNNNNNNNNNNNNNNNNNNNNNNNNNNNNNNNNNNNNNNNNNNNNNNNNNNNNNNNNNNNNNNNNNNNNNNNNNNNNNNNNNNNNNNNNNNNNNNNNNNNNNNNNNNNNNNNNNNNNNNNNNNNNNNNNNNNNNNNNNNNNAGAAATATAAGAATATGTACAATTTTGTCCATACGCTCCTCAAACCAAACCTTAGTCGCTGGAAATTTAACCTACCAAGTTCATGACCTATCTTATTCGTTTTCCCGTTACAATGTTCAAACCAGTAAGAAGAAAATCACAGGCGAATAAATAGCAATCACAAAAAAAAAAATGCCGCCGTCGCTCCGGTCGAACGTCCTTTATTCTTCATGGTATTATGTCTTCCATATTTTTAGAATTAATAACAGGGCGATTGCATCCTACCTTTTGTGCAAGAAATAAGCCGGGTCTCATAGCCAAAGTTTCTATCATTAGGACGTGAACACACCAATCAATCTTTCAATTTCTGCCAACAATGAATTTTTCTTTATCATCTCTGAATACAACGTTAGCTGTGTCCCTAAGCACATGATCAAAAGATGCATTAACATCAAGCTTTACAAAACTCATAGGAGGTCTAATCCATCCTTCTCTTTTACTAGTTGCATTGCGGGAGCAAGCATTAACAACATTTGCCGTTATAGCATGAATCCCCATAGAAATGCGGAACGCATCTTGAAACTTTTTTGTATGAATCAATCTACGTCTATCCCACCATAAGTCCCAAGCGGTAATAGCAATCGATTCACGAGCTTCCTGAGGCCCAATATAGATAGACCCCGGTTTGGCGTAAGAAGTAAGAATTCAAGGATCGCCTCTCCCGCACGGTCAATAACACAAGCTTTGTTAATCCCTCGGTCCATTCCCAACTTATTTCAACCCCCCTTTGCTTTCCGAGAAAGAAACACCGTGTGTTTTGTATCTTCTGGCCCATTAAAACACGAGGGGCAAATGGGCGAAATTTCTAGATGTCTATTGGTAAGCGTAACACGCGACACGCAGAGTGCCAGTATGCCAAACGGGTGACATGACACGGATTCACGCTGGAGTTGGCGTTGCTCGTAACAGAAAACACAAAACACAGAACATGGGTAGCTGCAAACTAACTAACACGccccttcaaaaaaaaaaacaaaaaaaaaataactAACACGCGTGGCCCACGTCTCAGAGATGTACTTCCAGCTGGCCTCCTCCTCAATCATCCATCCATCCTCTCCCAAATCCAGCGGAGCtttgcttcctcttcctcttcctcttctcccctcAACCCAAACTCAAATCCAAATCCCCGAACCCAccggcgatggcgcgcggcggccGCTCCGAGAAGAGCGGCGGCGGGTGCGGGCGGTGCTGCCTGGGGTTCCTGCTCAAGCTCCTCGCCTTCCTGCAGGCCTTCGCCGCCCTCTCCGCCGTCCTCTACGCCGCCTCCATCCTCTCCCGGTGGGCGCGCCACCATGAGCTCCACATCCACCACCTCCTCCCAGACCTATGGTATGTACTTCTATCTCCTCTATCTCCCTCCCGCCCTCCACTTCCCTTCCCGCCGGTATGTAATCCTGATCCAACTTTTTGGCCCGCAGGTTCGCGTGCGCCGtcatggccgccggcctcctctacTGCGCCATCCTCCTCGCGGGCTACGTCGCCGCCGAGGTCAGCAGCGGGTGCTGCCTCTGCTTCGTAAGATCCACCACAACTCATACTCATCCATCCATTCATTCCCCCTCGTGCTTGCTTGTGAAtaatcatattcatattcattcctAGTGATTCGTGTATCCGTACTAATTAATCATTTGTTTCTGATGATAACAACTGATTATTCCAGTACACCGGCTTGGCAATGGTGATGATGCTGCTCGAGGCCGCCGTGGCCGGACGCATCCTCCTCAACGAGCACTGGATCCAGGTGGGTTCATTGGATGCACATTCATTCCCCTGACAGCAATAAGTTCAGTTCAGTTGATAAAACCAGAGCACTGATCGATTCCTCTTCTTCTTGCAGGATCTGCCGCATGACCGCACCGGAGAGCTTGAGAACCTCGTCTCCTTTGTCAATGCCAACCTCGACCTCTGCAAATGGGCTGCTCTCGCTACCGTTGCCACTCAGGTGCgtcagattgatatgaacaagcgtTTTCATCAGTTCAAACGGCACGCCAAGTATACACATGCCTTTAAGTTGCATGCTCCAATAAGGCTCTTCCACAATAATTTCCACTAGTAATAACTAATAAGATAAACAAACCTACTCTGTTTTCCTTTCCACCTCGAGGAGGATGATCTGATCTGTTTACATGTACAGGCACTCTCGCTTTTCTTGGCGATGGTTCTACGAGCCATGGTTTCACCCACGAGTGGCGACTATGACAGTGATGAAGATTTTGTGGTCATAAGGAGGCCGCTGCTTATTGCCCGAGGAGCTCCATCCTATCTCCCTACCACCGCCGACCCCAGGGGTGGTCATCCGAACTTATGGAGCTCATCAATGAGGCAGAAGGTGAGAATTGcttatcctccaacgcttgcttgcACTGATTTCAGATGGGACTATGCAACCTAAGCAAGAGTGCACTATCGTTAACGACAATATGTTTGCTATACTGTGCAACACTGTTCATCCTAGCAAACTGAAGAATGTTTTGAATCGTTAATCAAGCACATATTTTGCTACATTGAAAAAAGCACATATTTTTTCCTTTTAGTTTCAATTTGTCAAGATTATTTTGCTGGAAACTTTTATATTTGCTCTTACTTTCATGAGTCATGGCCCTCAGCTGCTTGATACCATAATTATCTTGTACTCTACTACTATATGCGTAGTCCAGCGGAGGATTTAGAACACAACCTGATTGTAGCACACACCGTAGTTGAAGCATTTCTAGATGAGTACTAGTTCGTTTTGTTTACTCCTACAAGGCTATAACCAAGCAAGCAATCTGAAGAAAAAGGTGTTAAAGTTGTGTTGTATGCTGATTAGTGATTACACATTATCTGGGTTGGATCATATGTTAGCTTTAGGGTCAAGTTAGTACTATCCTTTATACTTTTTCAATACATCAAAGACGCAAGCCTTTTGTGTCGTTGAGTTGTAAAGACTAAAGACAGACTAGTTGGCTGGAAACCGTTCGCATACATTTCTTTAGCAGAGATGCAACAATAATGTGGAGCACGTTGATTGCAAAAGTTACACGCCCCAATAGTGAGTCCTGTATTTCTACTTGAGATTATGTCTGCACATCACTCTTCTCCCTAGCAAACTGAAAGAATATTTTGAACCATTAAGGAAGCACATATTTTTCTATTTGGCTTCAATTCGTCAGGCTTATTTTGCTGGAGACTTTTATGTCTCAACATTTGCTGTTACTCATGAGTCATGATGCTCATCTGCTTGATAGCCTCTGTCataagtttttcttcttctttttttctaccGTAATTGTTTTGTACTCTACTGCATGAGTCTGACAATCTAACCTTATGCGAAATCTTATTATcttgcttattattattattttatagtATGACTCGTTTCATATATCATGAAAGGCTATGACGATGTAACCTCAAGCCAAATAGCAAAAAAATCATGGCGACTTTATTATATGAACGAATCGCGCCCTTCGTTCAACACTGAAAATCTATTCCCATCCCACCAGCCCTGTGTTTCTTCTTGATTACTACATCAACTGAAAAGAGCAATGTGAACTAATAATTTTTTTTCCTCCTTTGTGCCCTCTAGTATGGACTGAACTCCTCGGGGGACTACACCTACAACACACTGGGTCAAAATGCAGTGCCACCGCAGTGAGAAGCTTATGTGCGACAGGTGATGAAGGAAGAGCATGCATGGCTTTGTTGGAAGCACCTGTGCAGCATATTTGTAGTATCTGGTTATATTCCATGGTGTAATGCGCACTATATAATTTGTGCATCCAGCCAATCTCGAACTCATTGTACATAGTTCCATCATTAGTGAAGATCATGTATGTGTGACCCTGGCTGGCTAGTTGGAAAGGACTTGTCAACATTTCGTTGGATGTTTGTTAAGCTAGCTGGTGATAGCAGTTTATGATGTGAAAAAAGATCTTGTAAAGTAATGTTACTAGCACAGTTTCACTTGTGTGGTGAGATAGTATTGTTATGCCGCCAAGTATTACATGCTATGTATCTGTTCTTAAACCTCCTCTTTTGGGTGCAGCGGCACTTTGCATAAAAAATGATCTttcagaagtactccctccgtctcataatgtaagacgtttttcgacgttgaaaaatgtcttacattatgagacggagggagtactatgctaAATAACTTTGAGgtaatgttttttttgtttttgaaatggaggcaaaagatttgcctcatatatCAACTAAGAAGAGGATATAATTTTTGATACAAGCCCCAAATGCATTGTCATGCTGTAGCTCGCCATTGTTCAAATGTTCATATGATGGAGCAACCCtgtattttgttttttgttttgaaaGGTCGTCCCTGCGTGCGCGCCCACGCTGCAGACCTCACCTACGTACGCCACGCACCCTCCCGCGCAGGGTCTCCTGTCGGTCGACGCTGTGGTTCCAACGCTTCCCCTCCATGCTCCCACGTGCTCCTGCTCACTGATTGAATAGCAGCTCCTACCAGCTACCTAAAAGCCCCGCTCCAAACGGCCAAGCTAAGGAAGATGATGCCCACCCCACATGCATTTGCCCGCCCCGATCTTGTGCTACAAACCTCTCTGTTTGTTTCGTCGTTTAGATGCGTGCGCGTGCGTTCTAGGGCTAGTTCACTGATCAGAGACAACGCGCACGTATTCTGAATTACAAGTTCATGGCTGGATTCAGAGGAATAGCACTTTTTTTTTTCTCTTGTGTGCATGCAGATTGcagaaacacacaagaaaaaagccCTCTTCTTGTGCTCCTTtcctttgtactccctctgtaaactaatataagagcatttagataactactttagtgatctaaacgcttttatattagtttacaaagggaTTACTCTCTAAATCGTTTAATCAAGATGAGTAGATTCAGGACTCACGCACAAGACTATTTGGAAGAAGAAATTCAGGCACCAAATCAAGGTGAGTGGATTCAGGCCCGCACTCGGAGAATAATCAACGGCACGCACATCGATCAACACGGGTATAATTAACAACAAGATAGACTTGCAACAAGAGAATGACTTTAGCTTTACAGTCCGATGGAATTCAGCAGAAATTGAGATTATTCTTCCACCCAACCCAACACGCATCAGTCAGAAAAATCCAGACACCAACCAAACGCCTACCACCACAGCACCAGCCACTTGCCTGCCTTGAGCGCCGCCGATCGAGGTCGAGGCTCCCACCACCGCACCACCACCATGATGCCACGTCAGTAGCACGGGACGACGACGCAGCGCCTGCGCCGGGGCTGCGGCGAGCAGACGACGAACAGCAGCATGATGACGAAGGCGGCCATCACCAGCGGCAGCAGGTTGaaccccgcctcctcctcctcctggctgcagCACATCTTCCCCATGGCCGATCGCCCGCTCGCTTTTCTCACAGACAGAGCGGTTTCTTGGCTTGGAGGAACAAGGAGACTGGGCGAGGAACAAGGGAAGAAGTCCTTCTTTCGTGGTGCAGTGGAATTTCTGCTGTATCTATCTATCTTAAAGACCTCTCCCCTCTCTCTTCCTCCCCCTCTCCGCGTCCGGTGGGTCGGTCGGTCGTCTCAGAATGAAACTTCTACACTATTTCCCTATGGCACTTGTGAAGTTGGCTCGCTTGCGTGGTTTGTGGCATCATGCATGTGGGGGTGGTTGCGGCGTCGCCGTCGAGCTCTTCTATTCCGCTTCCATGATGGGATTTCTTTTCGCTTGTTGGTTGGGGACGCGACAATAGAGTCGAGTCCACCAATCCATCAATCAATCACCTACGCACCCACCGCGAGGACAGACCCAGAGCTAGCCCACTACCAACAGATCGATCAGGACGCTTGGGTGGGCCTGCTACGGGCAGCAGGTagcttctagatacatccatttccgagacaagtaattccgaacggagggattaCGTAGGAATGCAGCATGCTTTAGTTTAGTTAGTTAATTACCAACTGACACTGCAGGTCTGGTCAATGCGTCTTCTCCTCTGTGTTGGTACTGTTGTTGATAGTACAATCGTACGTACTGTCATTATCGTCAGGCGATTAGTCTAAACCTCGGTTGATTTGGACGCCGGTGAAAAGCATGGCTGGAAGCAGCCGCCGGCTCTACTGAAAATTCCGTGATGGTGAAAGACCCGACTTTGTGTTTTTGCTGCTCTGTTTAATGCGTGTTGTTCAGCAAATCAGCATGATTGTATGCAGTATATAGATATCATTGACATTTGCACTGAAAGCATGGTATGTATGCATGATTAATTGAGCACGCAAGTGGCGATTACTCTACGCCAATTTGGGCACCGATACGCGCATGGATAGTATACTTTTATACCAAGAACACCTTTGCTGTCAGGGTACGACCTTGATCGGGTGCTTGCCGCGACTAGGTCAGGGCCTCCCACCTTACTAGTAAATCTTAATGTAAACATATACCATCGCAAATTCCCAATGATTGAGACGGCAATGCTACTACTCCTGATGCATCATTGTATTGCCATGCATTTATTCGTTTTGAGAAAAAGGAGAAGCTGACGTGCACCGCAAAGGTACACGCCGGCCTAAATTATAGATGTTTGCCACTCTTTTCTATGTAAGTGTGGGCCATTCGACATTTCTAGGTCGGTTATATTTAAGGAATTTTACCCTTTCTTTTGTACTCGTTTGTATTTTTGACAGGAATTACACCATTTAAGGAATATTAATTCATTTTACCCCATTTAATGAAACGTGTGCCGCATTTTACCCTTTTATTGTTTTAAGTATGTTCTATCAAGCTGGTCTAATTTCTATCAAAAAAGTCAAATGAGGGTGGTAGAGACTAGGATTTGATTTTTTGGGGTTTATTTTTATGTGATAGCGGGTGGTATAGGCTTGGAGCA
The Triticum dicoccoides isolate Atlit2015 ecotype Zavitan chromosome 3A, WEW_v2.0, whole genome shotgun sequence genome window above contains:
- the LOC119270305 gene encoding tetraspanin-18-like is translated as MARGGRSEKSGGGCGRCCLGFLLKLLAFLQAFAALSAVLYAASILSRWARHHELHIHHLLPDLWFACAVMAAGLLYCAILLAGYVAAEVSSGCCLCFYTGLAMVMMLLEAAVAGRILLNEHWIQDLPHDRTGELENLVSFVNANLDLCKWAALATVATQALSLFLAMVLRAMVSPTSGDYDSDEDFVVIRRPLLIARGAPSYLPTTADPRGGHPNLWSSSMRQKYGLNSSGDYTYNTLGQNAVPPQ